One window from the genome of Saccharicrinis carchari encodes:
- the odhB gene encoding 2-oxoglutarate dehydrogenase complex dihydrolipoyllysine-residue succinyltransferase encodes MIIEIKVPSPGESINEVEIATWLVKDGDVVHKDQDLAEIESDKATLTLNADKGGKVKILLQAEQTVAVGEVACTIDTSVAPAQEEDAQTDELPDATDNKEEEEKKASKKSETDEKSTPDHTAIKNDNSEELSKVKVTPVAQKLMEEEGWSVQDVIDGLHRISKKEIEAVKQQGGAKVGTVSEGMATKPRERKLDRQKMTSLRKKLSARLVAVKQETAMLTTFNEVDMSRIIHMRKKHQSLFTEKHGVKLGFMSFFIKASALAMQKHPMVNAMMDGDDIVHPNYVDVSVAVQTPKGLMVPVIRNTESMSLAQIEEALKQLAIKARTGKISLQEMTGGTFTVTNGGVFGSMLSTPLINPPQSAILGMHNIVERPVAIEGRVEVRPIMYTALSYDHRVIDGKDSVGFLVTLKKMLENPELMLSAGNDMEKMVLDL; translated from the coding sequence ATGATTATCGAAATAAAAGTTCCGTCGCCGGGAGAGTCCATCAACGAAGTTGAAATAGCCACTTGGTTGGTTAAAGATGGCGACGTTGTGCATAAAGATCAGGACTTGGCCGAGATAGAATCAGACAAAGCCACGCTTACCTTAAATGCGGATAAGGGAGGCAAAGTAAAAATATTGTTGCAGGCAGAGCAAACCGTAGCCGTTGGTGAGGTGGCTTGTACCATTGACACATCGGTAGCACCTGCCCAGGAGGAGGATGCCCAAACGGATGAGTTACCTGATGCAACAGATAATAAAGAAGAAGAGGAAAAAAAAGCTTCGAAAAAGTCTGAAACAGATGAAAAAAGTACCCCCGACCATACGGCAATTAAAAACGATAATTCCGAAGAACTGTCAAAAGTAAAAGTAACACCTGTTGCTCAAAAGCTGATGGAGGAAGAAGGCTGGAGCGTGCAGGATGTGATAGATGGCCTGCATCGTATATCAAAAAAAGAAATAGAAGCCGTAAAGCAACAGGGTGGGGCAAAGGTTGGTACCGTATCTGAAGGAATGGCAACAAAGCCCAGGGAGCGAAAGTTAGACCGACAAAAGATGACCTCGCTGCGTAAAAAACTGAGTGCACGCTTGGTGGCCGTAAAACAAGAAACGGCCATGCTCACCACCTTTAACGAAGTAGACATGAGCCGTATTATACATATGCGTAAAAAACATCAGAGTCTGTTCACAGAAAAGCATGGGGTAAAACTCGGTTTTATGTCTTTTTTTATTAAGGCATCAGCCTTGGCTATGCAAAAGCATCCCATGGTAAATGCCATGATGGATGGCGACGATATTGTACATCCTAACTATGTAGATGTTTCTGTAGCTGTGCAAACACCTAAAGGTTTGATGGTTCCGGTAATTCGCAACACTGAATCCATGAGCCTGGCACAGATAGAAGAGGCGCTGAAGCAACTCGCCATCAAAGCCCGTACGGGTAAAATAAGCTTACAAGAAATGACCGGAGGTACTTTTACCGTTACCAATGGAGGTGTATTTGGATCTATGTTGTCCACGCCACTCATCAATCCGCCCCAATCGGCTATATTGGGTATGCACAATATTGTGGAACGACCTGTAGCCATTGAGGGTAGGGTAGAGGTTAGGCCCATTATGTACACCGCCCTATCGTACGACCACCGGGTTATTGACGGGAAAGATTCCGTAGGCTTTTTGGTTACCCTTAAAAAAATGCTGGAAAACCCGGAGCTGATGTTGTCGGCAGGGAATGATATGGAAAAAATGGTATTAGATTTATAA
- a CDS encoding SpoIID/LytB domain-containing protein: MTKKGDKMFTNQKIELKLCAGSSVTVKMDGQYFFGDSYRRLSDTWKLYVLDNKIFFEDDIEIIMSASDLVCLSPVHRKNTWTAWIQEQGDNKPCEKKGYEGCILIKKEEEQLSVSIEVEVEPYVKGILCKSYPKSTMLEYLKVQALLIRNAALLRALKKTDASQFQYSPVDSVTCNSSREVQYKNLDEIYVDVQTKCNPIAHAAVELTRGMALVYEGKITNVLQSLCKGQEKGEVAKFNWWDEHPEQKTDALVCPKNSFQGSAIDDEKPEMLISDPHYNEANGLCNGGALEMAQCGKTMHQIIKYYLPQFQIEKQY; encoded by the coding sequence ATGACAAAAAAAGGTGACAAAATGTTTACCAATCAAAAAATAGAGCTTAAGCTATGTGCAGGTTCATCTGTTACTGTTAAAATGGATGGACAATATTTTTTTGGTGATTCGTACAGAAGGTTGTCGGACACATGGAAATTATATGTGCTGGATAATAAGATATTTTTTGAAGATGATATTGAAATTATTATGTCGGCTTCGGATCTGGTTTGCTTAAGCCCCGTACATCGTAAAAACACCTGGACAGCCTGGATACAAGAACAAGGAGATAATAAGCCTTGTGAAAAAAAAGGCTACGAAGGCTGTATACTTATAAAAAAGGAAGAAGAGCAATTAAGTGTGAGTATTGAGGTGGAGGTGGAACCTTATGTGAAGGGAATTTTATGTAAATCCTACCCTAAAAGCACAATGCTTGAATATTTAAAAGTACAGGCATTGCTTATTCGCAACGCAGCCCTCTTGCGGGCCTTAAAAAAAACAGATGCCAGCCAGTTTCAATATAGTCCTGTGGATAGTGTAACATGCAACTCTTCGCGTGAGGTTCAATATAAAAATTTGGATGAAATATATGTAGATGTACAAACTAAATGCAATCCTATAGCGCACGCAGCAGTTGAATTAACCCGGGGCATGGCTTTAGTTTATGAAGGCAAAATTACAAATGTGTTGCAATCGCTTTGTAAAGGTCAGGAAAAAGGAGAGGTAGCTAAATTCAACTGGTGGGATGAGCATCCGGAACAGAAGACGGATGCTTTGGTATGTCCTAAAAATAGCTTTCAAGGAAGTGCCATTGATGATGAAAAACCTGAAATGCTTATCTCCGATCCCCATTATAATGAAGCGAATGGTCTGTGCAATGGGGGAGCCCTGGAGATGGCACAATGCGGAAAAACAATGCACCAGATTATAAAATATTACTTGCCTCAGTTTCAAATAGAAAAGCAATACTAA
- a CDS encoding 2-oxoglutarate dehydrogenase E1 component: MRIQAIRNNHPDKELFMDEFSFVGNSEIETIEDLYQNYLRDPGSVDESFKQFFKGFDFARKNYDAPISGGLVSKEFKVANLIHGYRQRGHLFTKTNPVRSRRKYFPTLDIENFGLEKEDLETEFEAGSQIEMGKAKLKDIIEHLQKTYCDSIGVEYLYIRHPEIVNWLKERMEKRRNTPDFSLDKKKRIYDQLMVAAGFESFIHKKFVGQKRFSLEGSEAVIPGLHALIQKGAQMGVREFVMGMPHRGRLNVLANILKKPYENIFKEFVGHEYEAGISLGDVKYHLGYQNDITTSDGHEVSVYLAPNPSHLEAVSPIIEGVSRAKINNKYNNDYDKVIPVLIHGDAAIAGQGVVYEVVQMSQLRGYKTGGTIHIVINNQIGFTTNYLDARSSTYCTDVGKVTRSPVFHVNGDDAEALVYAMELAVEYRQNYNSDVFIDVLSYRKYGHNEGDEPRFTQPTLYKAISAHPNPRDLYGKKLLKEKVYTPKEIDALQQGFDVYLEKQLEDSKEIEKVVIQRFLKNDWKGFRYAEPKDFTSSPETGVSKTTLLALSEKMTTLPEDFPFFGKVDKIMRDRKKMIKEDKLDWAMGELLAYASLLTEGTPVRLSGQDSIRGTFAHRHAGLTIQDTEQQYYPLKNLSANQAQFDVYNSSLSEYGVLGFEYGYALATPNGLTIWEAQFGDFYNVAQVIIDQYISSAEEKWGLMNGLVLYLPHGFEGQGPEHSSARIERFLSLAANDNMQVVNCTTPANFFHVLRRQIKSEVRLPLVIFTPKSLLRHPKCISKMDDLANGGFKEVIDDDNVDAEEVRRVVFCSGKIYYDLLARKEELNARDIALVRLEQIHPFPQRQLKAILERYPNAILHLWVQEEPENMGAWKYIRGMFKGVKLIPVARLASGSPATGLNGLHVVGQKEIISKIFKKCHCELNQKYCGLQCVEGKSRTEILKQHRYFSEKPRFSI, encoded by the coding sequence ATGAGAATACAAGCAATACGAAATAATCACCCGGATAAGGAACTATTTATGGACGAATTTTCATTTGTTGGTAACAGCGAAATCGAAACTATTGAAGATCTTTACCAAAACTATTTAAGGGATCCAGGATCCGTTGACGAAAGTTTTAAACAATTTTTTAAGGGTTTCGATTTTGCCCGTAAAAATTACGATGCCCCTATCTCAGGTGGCTTGGTGAGTAAGGAATTTAAAGTGGCCAACCTCATCCACGGTTATCGGCAAAGAGGACATCTGTTTACAAAAACCAACCCGGTGCGCAGCAGGCGAAAATATTTCCCTACACTTGATATCGAAAATTTTGGTTTAGAAAAGGAAGATCTGGAAACAGAATTTGAAGCCGGCTCACAAATTGAAATGGGCAAAGCTAAACTAAAAGATATTATTGAGCATCTGCAAAAAACTTATTGCGATTCCATTGGTGTGGAATATTTGTATATACGTCATCCTGAGATAGTTAACTGGCTAAAAGAAAGGATGGAGAAACGACGCAATACGCCGGATTTTTCCTTAGATAAGAAAAAACGCATCTACGATCAATTGATGGTGGCTGCCGGCTTTGAGAGTTTTATCCATAAAAAGTTTGTAGGGCAAAAACGATTTTCGCTCGAAGGGAGTGAGGCGGTGATACCTGGTTTACATGCACTTATACAAAAGGGGGCCCAAATGGGTGTCAGGGAATTTGTAATGGGTATGCCGCACCGCGGTCGCTTAAACGTACTGGCCAATATTCTCAAAAAGCCTTACGAAAATATTTTTAAAGAGTTTGTGGGGCACGAATACGAAGCAGGCATTTCATTGGGCGATGTGAAGTACCATTTGGGTTATCAAAACGATATTACAACCAGCGATGGCCATGAGGTAAGTGTGTATCTGGCGCCCAATCCCTCCCATCTGGAGGCGGTTAGTCCTATTATTGAGGGGGTTTCGCGTGCCAAAATAAACAACAAATACAATAACGATTACGATAAGGTTATACCTGTGCTGATACATGGCGATGCGGCCATTGCCGGACAAGGTGTTGTGTACGAAGTGGTTCAGATGAGCCAGCTGCGAGGGTATAAAACAGGGGGCACTATACATATCGTTATCAACAATCAAATTGGTTTTACTACCAACTATCTGGATGCCCGCTCCAGCACTTATTGCACTGATGTAGGTAAGGTGACGCGCAGCCCTGTTTTTCATGTTAACGGCGACGATGCCGAGGCTCTGGTGTATGCCATGGAACTGGCCGTGGAGTATCGGCAGAACTATAATTCGGATGTATTTATCGATGTACTATCGTATCGAAAATATGGGCACAACGAAGGTGATGAGCCACGTTTTACACAACCAACCTTGTACAAAGCCATATCTGCTCATCCTAATCCGAGAGACTTGTACGGAAAAAAATTGCTCAAGGAAAAAGTATATACCCCAAAAGAAATCGATGCCCTTCAGCAGGGTTTTGACGTGTACCTGGAAAAGCAATTAGAGGATTCAAAAGAAATTGAAAAAGTAGTAATTCAGCGATTCCTGAAAAATGATTGGAAGGGCTTTAGGTATGCCGAACCAAAAGATTTTACTAGCTCTCCGGAAACGGGGGTGAGTAAAACTACATTACTGGCCTTAAGCGAAAAAATGACCACCTTACCTGAAGATTTTCCGTTTTTTGGAAAAGTGGATAAGATCATGAGGGACCGTAAAAAGATGATAAAGGAGGATAAATTAGACTGGGCCATGGGCGAGCTTCTGGCTTATGCTTCGTTACTTACCGAAGGTACTCCTGTTAGGCTGAGCGGACAAGATTCCATACGAGGTACTTTTGCCCATCGCCATGCCGGACTTACCATTCAGGATACGGAACAGCAGTATTATCCCTTAAAAAACCTTTCTGCTAATCAGGCTCAATTTGACGTTTACAACTCCAGTTTATCGGAATATGGCGTCCTTGGGTTTGAATACGGTTATGCCCTTGCAACACCCAACGGGCTTACCATCTGGGAAGCACAGTTTGGCGATTTTTATAACGTAGCCCAGGTAATCATTGATCAATACATCAGTTCGGCCGAAGAAAAGTGGGGCTTGATGAATGGCCTGGTACTCTATCTTCCGCATGGTTTTGAGGGGCAGGGGCCGGAACATTCCAGTGCGCGTATCGAGCGCTTTCTCTCCCTGGCTGCCAATGATAACATGCAAGTGGTTAATTGTACAACTCCTGCCAATTTTTTTCATGTGCTGCGGCGCCAGATAAAAAGTGAAGTGCGACTACCGCTGGTTATATTTACCCCCAAGAGTTTGTTGCGTCATCCTAAATGCATTTCTAAAATGGATGATTTGGCAAACGGAGGCTTTAAAGAAGTAATCGACGATGATAACGTAGATGCGGAGGAAGTGAGAAGAGTGGTGTTTTGCAGTGGTAAAATTTATTACGATCTACTGGCTCGTAAAGAAGAGTTAAATGCGCGGGATATTGCCTTAGTCAGGTTAGAGCAGATTCACCCATTCCCCCAAAGACAGTTAAAAGCCATACTCGAGCGATATCCCAATGCCATTTTGCATCTTTGGGTACAGGAGGAGCCCGAGAATATGGGCGCATGGAAATATATCAGGGGAATGTTTAAAGGGGTTAAATTAATTCCGGTGGCACGTTTGGCAAGCGGTAGTCCGGCAACGGGTTTAAACGGGCTACATGTGGTGGGACAGAAAGAAATTATTAGTAAGATTTTTAAAAAGTGCCATTGCGAGCTGAACCAAAAATATTGTGGATTGCAATGTGTGGAGGGAAAAAGTAGGACCGAAATATTAAAGCAACACAGATATTTCAGCGAGAAACCCAGATTTTCAATATAA
- a CDS encoding trimeric intracellular cation channel family protein gives MDLLTLADYAGTCAFAISGTLAASEKKLDLFGASFIGFVTAVGGGSLRDLLLGNTPVVWIRGMDYFILIMASLLFTFLFYRYIIKLKQTLFLFDTIGIGAFTIIGIEKALSFGINEPLAMVMGLSTAVVGGVIRDTLCNDVPLIFHKEIYATACIAGGTIYLLLTHLGADTFFSQITTMLSIIAIRLVAIKFNLSLPKITR, from the coding sequence ATGGATTTATTGACTTTGGCCGATTATGCCGGAACCTGTGCATTTGCCATTAGCGGAACCCTTGCTGCCAGCGAAAAAAAGCTCGATTTGTTCGGTGCCAGTTTCATAGGTTTTGTTACCGCTGTTGGCGGTGGCAGTTTACGCGACCTGCTTTTGGGTAATACGCCCGTTGTATGGATAAGAGGCATGGATTATTTTATCCTTATCATGGCATCGCTGCTATTTACTTTTCTTTTTTACCGATACATTATCAAACTCAAACAAACCCTGTTTTTGTTTGACACCATAGGTATAGGCGCATTTACCATTATTGGTATCGAAAAAGCCTTATCATTTGGCATAAACGAACCCTTAGCTATGGTTATGGGACTTTCTACCGCCGTTGTAGGAGGTGTTATTCGCGACACCTTATGCAATGATGTGCCGCTTATTTTTCACAAAGAAATTTATGCCACTGCATGTATTGCCGGGGGCACCATTTATTTGTTGCTAACGCATTTGGGGGCAGATACTTTTTTTTCACAGATAACTACCATGCTTTCCATCATTGCCATAAGGTTAGTGGCCATTAAATTTAACCTGAGCCTGCCCAAAATCACCCGTTAA
- a CDS encoding DUF493 family protein — protein MAQKNYTLLLEKLEQNKTWPLLYMFKFITPNEDGKVKKVVSYLPDHGEISYKHTKNLKFVSVTCKAKMPSAQSIVDVTIAINKIDGIIAL, from the coding sequence ATGGCACAAAAGAATTACACCTTATTATTAGAGAAACTCGAACAGAATAAAACTTGGCCCTTACTTTACATGTTTAAGTTCATTACCCCAAACGAAGATGGCAAGGTAAAAAAGGTTGTTTCGTACCTGCCCGACCATGGAGAAATAAGCTACAAGCACACCAAAAATTTAAAATTTGTTTCCGTCACTTGCAAAGCAAAAATGCCATCGGCTCAAAGCATTGTTGACGTTACGATAGCAATAAACAAAATTGATGGTATTATTGCCTTGTAG
- a CDS encoding PD-(D/E)XK nuclease family protein, which translates to MSNFIQHLAQYYFNKYQTNISEFCFVFPGRRAGLFFQQHLSTLIKAPLWSPKTITIHEFIEELTPYQIADKVSLVFELYQVFEEIYQTGTGFDEFLPWGEIIINDFDDIDKYRANAGQVFSNLVSIKEIEADYSFLSEEQINTIKSFWYTFNPNKLSEHQTEFIKIWEKLYEVYQLLNERLSKKGMAYEGAVYRCIAEDIDNKKTLNIPYPKIVFVAFNALNTCEKKLFHHLAIANKADFIWDYTPWRLPATQSTTKGGSRMKEHEAVRFIQENLLNYPPPHDWHFPHNRDLPEITITSVATDTAQTQVVNQYLHNMPVHESKAQLDSALQTAVVLTDESMLLPVLHAIPGHLDMVNITMGYPLKNTPAYGLLELIFDLQKNGRRSKSGKSWFYFRNVLPILTHQYIEPLNPDLHKEIAYSMVKRNQIYIEVSDLKKSNLLQSIFRIVEKSDDFSAYLIDLLQQVFSGLQKNKQGKALEKEFIYQMHLTITQLSDLIAKLGAQVSPDTWIKLFKRAAELKSIPFSGEPLKGLQVMGILETRALDFENLVILNMNEGVFPQTGTTNSMIPYSLRKAFLLPTIEHQDAIFAYYFYRLIHRSKKVRLLYNSSAQGMRTGEMSRFLFQLKYEYPSDKLFFTTAVDKVNISKTKAFFVEKDETVMEILNQYLEGGTKQLSPSGLSTYFECPLRFYYKYILKAMEPDEISEDIDPRIFGNLFHETVEEIYKPFVGKEIKSTDIDLLSKNNQGIEKALRASFSKYFNQALGQSDFNDIQGKNILVFDIIKKYVLQFLRVEKQHAPFLLTGLEKKVKGNIKLSDKTICIGGTIDRLDHKDGSVRVIDYKTGGGDEYFKNVEELFLQNKHKTKKAIFQTLLYSHILKQNEYASSDYLPGVVWIKKIFTSSDYSLKIGTPASNTALSLQKVEKEYIEQLKQHLNDLFNPNIAFTQTDHTDSCRSCSYRSICGKQ; encoded by the coding sequence ATGAGCAATTTTATACAGCATCTTGCGCAGTATTATTTTAATAAATATCAAACCAATATATCGGAGTTTTGTTTTGTTTTTCCGGGACGACGTGCAGGACTATTTTTTCAACAACACCTAAGCACCCTTATTAAAGCACCTTTATGGTCACCCAAAACCATTACCATCCATGAGTTTATAGAAGAACTAACACCCTATCAAATAGCCGACAAGGTAAGCCTGGTGTTTGAATTATATCAGGTGTTTGAAGAAATATACCAGACCGGAACAGGCTTTGACGAGTTTTTGCCCTGGGGCGAGATTATCATCAATGATTTCGATGATATTGACAAGTACAGAGCCAATGCCGGGCAGGTATTCTCCAACCTGGTGTCGATAAAGGAAATTGAAGCCGACTATAGTTTCTTATCCGAAGAACAGATCAATACCATCAAAAGCTTTTGGTATACCTTTAACCCTAACAAGCTATCGGAGCATCAAACGGAGTTTATAAAAATATGGGAGAAACTATATGAGGTTTACCAATTGCTTAATGAGCGCTTAAGCAAAAAAGGAATGGCCTACGAGGGTGCCGTTTACCGATGTATAGCGGAAGATATTGATAATAAAAAAACATTAAACATCCCCTACCCTAAAATTGTGTTTGTGGCATTTAACGCATTGAACACTTGCGAAAAAAAACTCTTTCATCATTTGGCCATTGCCAACAAGGCCGATTTTATTTGGGATTACACCCCCTGGCGGCTGCCTGCAACGCAAAGTACTACCAAAGGGGGTAGCCGGATGAAGGAGCACGAAGCAGTCCGTTTTATACAGGAAAACCTACTCAATTATCCACCCCCGCACGATTGGCATTTTCCACACAACAGGGATTTACCCGAAATAACTATAACATCGGTTGCCACCGACACAGCACAAACGCAAGTAGTAAATCAATACTTGCACAACATGCCAGTGCACGAAAGCAAAGCCCAACTTGATTCTGCTCTGCAAACTGCCGTGGTGTTGACTGACGAATCTATGCTATTGCCTGTGTTACATGCTATACCCGGGCATCTTGACATGGTGAATATTACCATGGGATACCCCCTTAAAAACACCCCCGCCTACGGACTGTTGGAACTGATTTTTGATTTGCAGAAAAACGGCAGACGAAGTAAAAGTGGTAAATCATGGTTTTACTTCCGTAATGTATTGCCTATCCTTACCCATCAGTACATCGAACCGCTTAACCCCGATTTACACAAGGAAATCGCCTACTCTATGGTTAAACGCAATCAAATATATATCGAGGTCAGCGATTTAAAAAAGAGCAACCTCTTGCAAAGTATCTTTAGAATAGTTGAAAAGAGCGACGATTTTTCGGCCTATCTTATTGATTTGTTACAACAGGTTTTTTCGGGCTTGCAAAAAAACAAACAAGGTAAAGCCCTGGAAAAAGAGTTTATCTATCAGATGCATCTAACCATAACTCAACTCTCCGATCTCATTGCAAAGCTGGGTGCGCAAGTAAGCCCGGACACCTGGATAAAGCTGTTTAAAAGAGCAGCCGAATTAAAAAGCATTCCCTTTAGCGGAGAGCCATTAAAAGGTTTACAAGTGATGGGAATATTAGAAACACGTGCATTGGATTTCGAAAACCTTGTTATTTTAAATATGAACGAAGGTGTCTTTCCTCAAACCGGCACCACCAACTCCATGATTCCCTACAGTTTACGCAAAGCTTTTTTATTGCCTACGATTGAACATCAGGATGCCATATTCGCCTATTATTTTTATCGCCTCATCCATCGCTCAAAAAAAGTAAGGCTGCTTTATAATTCTTCGGCACAGGGTATGCGCACCGGCGAGATGAGTCGTTTTTTATTTCAATTAAAATACGAATACCCCTCCGATAAATTATTTTTTACAACGGCGGTGGATAAGGTGAATATTAGCAAAACAAAGGCATTTTTTGTTGAAAAAGACGAGACGGTAATGGAAATCCTCAATCAATACCTCGAAGGAGGAACAAAGCAGCTTTCGCCGAGTGGCTTGAGTACTTACTTTGAATGCCCCCTTCGCTTTTATTACAAATATATATTAAAAGCAATGGAACCCGACGAAATAAGTGAAGACATCGACCCAAGGATTTTTGGCAACCTGTTTCACGAAACCGTTGAGGAGATTTATAAACCCTTTGTGGGCAAAGAGATTAAGTCTACGGATATTGATTTACTGAGCAAGAACAATCAGGGTATTGAAAAGGCGTTACGAGCAAGCTTTAGCAAATATTTTAACCAGGCCTTAGGGCAAAGTGATTTTAACGATATACAGGGTAAAAACATCTTGGTGTTTGATATTATAAAAAAATATGTGCTTCAGTTTTTGCGCGTGGAAAAACAGCATGCACCTTTCCTATTGACGGGATTAGAAAAAAAGGTGAAAGGAAACATAAAGCTAAGTGATAAAACCATTTGTATAGGAGGTACTATCGACCGCCTGGATCACAAAGACGGTTCGGTGCGTGTTATCGATTATAAAACAGGTGGTGGCGACGAATATTTTAAAAATGTGGAAGAGCTGTTTTTACAAAATAAGCATAAAACTAAAAAAGCCATTTTTCAAACCTTGTTATACAGCCATATTCTAAAGCAAAACGAGTATGCCTCCTCGGACTACCTGCCCGGCGTGGTATGGATAAAAAAAATATTTACTTCGTCGGATTATTCGCTTAAAATAGGTACACCGGCCAGCAATACGGCCCTTAGCCTGCAAAAAGTGGAGAAAGAATATATAGAACAGTTAAAGCAACATTTGAATGATCTCTTCAACCCCAACATAGCTTTTACACAAACCGATCATACCGATAGCTGCCGATCTTGCAGCTATAGGAGCATATGTGGGAAGCAGTAA
- a CDS encoding aminotransferase class I/II-fold pyridoxal phosphate-dependent enzyme, giving the protein MDIFDKINETMGPLGQYGKAAHGYFIFPKLEGQIDSKMKFRGKEVLTWSLNNYLGLANHPEVRKADADAAAEYGLGYPMGARMMSGHTSVHEELEAKLADFVDKDDAYLLNFGYQGMVSIIDTLCSRNDVIVYDSESHACIMDGIFLHKAKGGKSFVFPHNDMERCAKMLDFATKRAEETGGGIMVITEGVFGMAGDLGALDKIVALKEKYNFRLLVDDAHGFGTMGKTGAGAAEHFGVTDQVDVLFCTFAKSMASIGAFVAADEEVVNYLRYNMRSQIYAKSLPMPLVVGALKRLELLKTKPELKDKLWTIVNALQKGLREQGFDLGVTESPVTPVFLNGSVPEATQLTMDLRENYNIFCSIVVYPVIPKDKLMLRIIPTAVHTLEEVEYTIKAFAEVKEKLLAGKYQSDKIANIF; this is encoded by the coding sequence GTGGATATTTTTGATAAAATTAACGAAACGATGGGGCCGCTGGGCCAATATGGAAAAGCTGCACATGGCTATTTTATATTCCCAAAATTAGAGGGCCAAATTGATTCTAAAATGAAATTTAGAGGCAAGGAGGTACTAACCTGGAGTTTGAACAACTATTTAGGCTTAGCTAACCATCCTGAAGTACGTAAAGCCGATGCTGATGCAGCGGCAGAGTACGGACTTGGATATCCTATGGGAGCACGGATGATGTCGGGGCACACCAGCGTACACGAAGAGTTAGAAGCTAAACTGGCAGATTTTGTAGACAAAGACGACGCTTACCTTCTTAACTTCGGCTACCAGGGTATGGTATCTATTATTGATACTTTGTGTTCGAGAAATGACGTTATTGTTTACGACTCCGAGTCGCACGCCTGCATCATGGATGGCATATTTTTGCATAAAGCCAAAGGTGGTAAAAGCTTTGTTTTTCCGCACAACGATATGGAACGCTGTGCCAAAATGCTTGATTTTGCCACCAAAAGAGCTGAAGAAACCGGCGGTGGTATTATGGTGATTACCGAAGGTGTATTTGGCATGGCCGGCGACTTAGGTGCATTGGATAAAATAGTTGCTTTAAAAGAAAAATATAACTTCCGTTTGCTGGTGGACGATGCGCATGGCTTTGGTACAATGGGTAAAACAGGTGCTGGCGCTGCCGAGCATTTTGGCGTAACCGATCAGGTAGACGTTCTCTTTTGTACTTTTGCTAAGTCGATGGCCAGTATAGGTGCTTTTGTAGCGGCCGATGAAGAAGTGGTAAATTACCTGCGTTACAATATGCGTTCGCAGATATATGCTAAATCACTCCCTATGCCATTGGTTGTAGGCGCTTTAAAAAGGCTGGAATTGTTAAAAACAAAACCCGAACTTAAAGATAAGCTTTGGACGATTGTTAATGCCCTGCAAAAAGGCTTAAGAGAACAAGGGTTTGATCTGGGTGTTACAGAATCACCCGTAACTCCGGTGTTTTTAAACGGTTCGGTACCCGAAGCCACACAGTTAACGATGGATTTGAGAGAAAATTATAACATTTTCTGTTCAATAGTAGTGTATCCGGTTATTCCGAAAGATAAGTTGATGTTGCGTATTATACCAACGGCGGTGCACACATTAGAAGAAGTAGAGTATACCATTAAGGCCTTTGCCGAAGTAAAAGAAAAATTACTTGCGGGTAAATACCAAAGCGATAAAATTGCCAATATATTTTAA